Proteins co-encoded in one Drosophila gunungcola strain Sukarami unplaced genomic scaffold, Dgunungcola_SK_2 000057F, whole genome shotgun sequence genomic window:
- the LOC128264095 gene encoding fatty acid hydroxylase domain-containing protein 2: protein MDTLLAGWTQSGDFLQDRWLSLLDIVGEDPWRLWVVGSTIVIFTVYWLYAGIFTLMDITNRPRFLRKYKIQPGQNEPVDLAKLWNAIKVVLVNLTVVNFLVCWVGYELIYRTENSGDIRVLPTFRRCLRDLAVFVVLEEIMFYYAHRLLHHKSVYKYVHKKHHEWTAPIAAITLYAHPVEHVVANLLPVATSIAILGTHVSLAYVIFALAIVNSMSDHTGYSFPWSAGSVRFHDYHHAKFNYNYGVLGLLDKLHGTYRTPAEQKGLASRIKSKPSKRKTK, encoded by the exons ATGGACACCTTGCTGGCTGGATGGACGCAATCCGGGGATTTCCTGCAGGACCGATGGCTTTCACTGCTGGACATCGTGGGCGAAGATCCGTGGCGCCTGTGGGTGGTGGGCAGCACGATTGTTATCTTCACCGTATATTGGCTGTACGCGGGTATCTTCACGCTGATGGACATCACAAACCGGCCGCGATTCCTGCGCAAATACAAGATTCAGCCGGGCCAGAACGAGCCGGTGGATCTGGCCAAGCTCTGGAATGCCATCAAGGTGGTGCTGGTCAATCTAACGGTGGTTAACTTTCTGGTTTGCTGGGTGGGCTACGAGCTGATCTACAGGACGGAGAACAGCGGTGATATCCGGGTGCTGCCCACTTTTAGGCGATGCCTGCGAGATTTGGCCGTCTTTGTGGTCCTGGAGGAGATCATGTTCTACTATGCCCACCGCCTGCTGCACCACAAGTCCGTGTACAAGTATGTCCACAAGAAGCACCACGAATGGACCGCTCCCATAGCTGCCATCACCTTGTATGCCCATCCGGTGGAGCATGTGGTGGCCAATCTGCTGCCGGTGGCCACCTCCATTGCGATCCTGGGCACCCATGTGTCCCTGGCCTATGTGATCTTCGCCCTGGCCATCGTCAACTCCATGAGCGACCACACGGGCTATAGCTTCCCGTGGTCGGCCGGATCGGTGCGGTTCCATGATTACCACCATGCCAA GTTCAACTACAATTACGGCGTACTCGGACTGCTGGACAAACTGCATGGCACATATCGGACTCCCGCGGAGCAAAAGGGTCTTGCCTCAAGGATAAAGAGCAAGCCCAGCAAAAGGAAGACTAAATAA